The Candidatus Nitrosocosmicus franklandus genome contains a region encoding:
- a CDS encoding DNA-directed DNA polymerase II small subunit translates to MTIDLNLSKIISFIISRGFQIHPDALVLIENMEGEMIQIVEEILSTKKERKEPKIISSEDIRRALGLKHITLTENDEVNRYSTLVNHSNSDRHYNIEKASEKTALEIITHDSSDFKNHYNNNVVYDSNYSINSGEGVQGYISLFRSRFDKSLKILSNRPDGKRIKRIGTIKQSFNQSRNNSNSNLQSKEKNEGSLFVAGLVMEKKLKKSSYNIIIDDQTGLLEIAAYNDDLKKQISLLTLDQMIMIELENNTKKKNYVMKNLYSLDVPDRISNRAHSEIYAVLISDLHIGSKFFMENEFQMFLNWLNSTGEHKDIVSKIKYICICGDLIDGIGIFPHQDKELLEKDSFSQMEHATKLLSRIPKHMKVFLIPGNHDLGRRALPQPAIPKKYADKIYSLSNITMLGNPCMIDMEGVRTLMFHGQSLDDTIATIPGLSYSKPAEAMKILLKARHLSPIYGQRTPIAPEVEDMMVIEEVPDIFHSGHVHVIDVDSYKGTLVVNSGAWQTQTPFQRAMGITPTPGIAIVVNLSTLKPYQINFANF, encoded by the coding sequence TTGACTATCGACCTCAATCTCTCGAAAATAATTTCATTCATAATTAGCAGAGGTTTTCAGATACACCCTGATGCGCTAGTGTTAATTGAAAATATGGAAGGAGAAATGATTCAAATAGTCGAAGAAATACTCTCAACAAAGAAGGAAAGAAAGGAACCCAAAATTATTTCCTCAGAAGATATCAGAAGAGCATTGGGACTTAAACACATTACATTGACCGAAAATGACGAAGTTAACAGGTATTCCACCCTCGTGAACCATAGTAATAGTGATAGGCATTATAACATTGAGAAAGCATCTGAAAAGACTGCATTAGAAATTATTACTCACGATTCATCAGACTTTAAGAATCATTATAATAACAATGTAGTTTATGATTCGAATTATAGTATCAATAGTGGTGAAGGAGTTCAGGGATATATTTCTTTGTTTAGAAGCAGATTTGACAAATCTTTAAAGATCTTATCTAATAGACCAGATGGAAAAAGGATAAAAAGAATAGGAACAATAAAACAATCGTTTAATCAATCGCGGAATAACTCAAATTCGAATTTACAATCTAAAGAGAAAAATGAAGGATCTCTGTTTGTTGCGGGACTAGTTATGGAAAAGAAACTAAAAAAGAGTAGTTATAACATCATTATCGATGATCAAACAGGATTACTAGAAATAGCGGCATATAACGATGATTTGAAGAAACAAATTTCATTATTGACTTTGGATCAAATGATCATGATTGAACTTGAAAATAATACGAAAAAAAAGAACTATGTGATGAAGAATTTGTACTCACTGGATGTGCCAGATCGAATATCAAATCGAGCTCATTCTGAGATATATGCGGTTTTGATATCTGACTTGCACATAGGCAGTAAATTTTTTATGGAAAATGAATTTCAAATGTTCCTAAACTGGTTAAATTCTACGGGAGAGCATAAAGATATTGTTTCAAAAATAAAGTACATTTGTATATGCGGAGACTTGATAGATGGAATAGGTATTTTTCCACATCAAGATAAGGAGTTGCTCGAAAAAGATTCTTTTTCTCAGATGGAACACGCTACAAAATTACTATCAAGAATACCTAAGCATATGAAAGTATTTTTGATCCCAGGAAATCATGATCTGGGTAGACGTGCATTGCCTCAACCGGCGATTCCTAAAAAATATGCAGATAAGATCTACTCCCTAAGCAATATTACCATGTTGGGTAATCCCTGTATGATTGACATGGAAGGAGTTAGGACTCTAATGTTCCATGGTCAAAGTCTAGATGACACCATTGCTACCATACCTGGATTAAGCTATTCCAAACCTGCTGAAGCAATGAAGATTTTACTAAAAGCTAGGCATCTTTCACCTATTTACGGACAAAGAACACCTATAGCTCCAGAGGTTGAGGATATGATGGTTATTGAAGAAGTTCCTGATATTTTTCATTCTGGTCATGTTCATGTAATTGACGTCGACAGCTATAAGGGTACACTAGTAGTAAATTCTGGAGCGTGGCAAACCCAAACACCTTTTCAACGTGCCATGGGGATTACTCCTACTCCTGGAATAGCGATAGTAGTTAATTTGTCCACCCTGAAACCTTATCAAATAAATTTTGCAAACTTTTAA
- a CDS encoding stage II sporulation protein M — protein sequence MLISIKKRLLLFFVAAIFFLCIFYAGYSFKMDESFSKELSKNFINQIRDIDELGIFFNNLKIALVMFIPIIGIIMGTISGFSTGLVFNSIINLSDTVSYTNPLIIFLTPFGILELLSYGLAISRGGILFFELIKRKFTKKSLIYLLIEVVLVGIMLFTGAIIEWMMIENIPRYNFTLYST from the coding sequence ATGCTGATCTCAATTAAAAAGAGACTTTTACTTTTCTTTGTTGCTGCAATCTTCTTCTTATGTATTTTCTATGCGGGATACTCCTTCAAAATGGACGAATCATTTTCCAAGGAGTTGTCGAAAAATTTTATTAATCAAATTAGAGATATTGATGAACTTGGTATTTTCTTTAATAATCTAAAAATCGCGTTGGTGATGTTTATTCCTATAATAGGTATTATCATGGGAACTATTTCTGGTTTTTCAACCGGATTAGTATTTAATTCAATAATAAATTTATCTGATACTGTTTCTTATACTAATCCCTTGATAATCTTTCTGACACCTTTTGGAATTTTAGAACTTTTATCCTATGGATTAGCTATATCTAGAGGAGGAATACTGTTCTTCGAACTCATTAAAAGAAAGTTTACAAAAAAGTCTCTTATATATCTATTAATTGAAGTAGTACTAGTTGGTATAATGCTTTTTACTGGTGCAATAATAGAATGGATGATGATTGAAAATATTCCAAGATATAATTTTACTCTATATTCTACTTAG
- a CDS encoding NADH-quinone oxidoreductase subunit I produces the protein MPVAILPDVSEQHCIGCALCVEICTALGPDVLRVKPVEGWKRGKAFVFYPERCISDGACIGVCPTKAIFWMRPMEYTPGQPIPLKKNAIFTKGWEEG, from the coding sequence ATGCCAGTAGCAATACTTCCAGATGTTAGTGAACAGCATTGTATTGGATGTGCTTTATGTGTAGAAATTTGTACAGCTCTTGGTCCAGATGTATTAAGAGTGAAACCCGTAGAAGGTTGGAAAAGAGGCAAAGCATTTGTCTTTTATCCAGAGAGATGTATTTCTGATGGTGCTTGTATTGGTGTTTGTCCAACCAAAGCAATATTCTGGATGAGACCAATGGAATATACACCAGGGCAACCAATCCCATTAAAGAAAAACGCTATATTTACGAAAGGCTGGGAAGAGGGCTAA
- the cbiE gene encoding precorrin-6y C5,15-methyltransferase (decarboxylating) subunit CbiE: protein MTKKLYVVGVGPGSKEYLTNYSIDIIKKSRFVIGYKYTLHTIRHLIDESYHQIFEVTMKNQEEVYLNVFNNLMNENDICTVPFTGDANFSESEVVDRLLDLFGDDNVEIIPGISSIQIASAKSRVPLDKANIITFHVTGDIEERKIDLIKSIVDKRSVIVVPRPWPNDPSKNFMPSEISSYIKEKGIDTSTIDVWVFENLANNEKETVYKGKLDSLINKNFSDLSVMVIDQNKRQSYLDF, encoded by the coding sequence TTGACAAAAAAATTATATGTTGTAGGCGTGGGGCCCGGATCTAAGGAATATCTTACCAATTATTCCATTGATATAATCAAAAAATCTCGTTTTGTTATAGGTTATAAGTACACTCTACATACTATAAGACATCTTATAGATGAATCTTACCATCAAATTTTTGAAGTGACGATGAAGAATCAAGAAGAAGTTTATCTAAATGTATTCAATAATTTAATGAATGAAAATGACATATGCACAGTCCCTTTTACAGGCGATGCAAATTTCTCTGAATCAGAGGTCGTTGACAGACTTTTAGACTTGTTTGGTGATGATAATGTTGAAATAATTCCTGGAATCAGTTCAATACAAATAGCATCAGCAAAATCTCGAGTTCCACTAGATAAAGCCAACATTATTACTTTTCATGTAACTGGCGATATAGAAGAGAGAAAAATAGATCTGATAAAATCAATTGTAGATAAGAGGAGTGTAATAGTGGTGCCAAGACCATGGCCAAATGACCCATCAAAAAATTTTATGCCTTCAGAAATCTCATCTTATATCAAAGAAAAGGGAATAGATACTTCAACAATAGATGTATGGGTATTTGAAAATCTAGCAAACAATGAAAAAGAAACAGTATATAAAGGAAAATTAGATTCACTAATAAATAAAAACTTTAGTGACCTTTCAGTGATGGTCATAGATCAAAATAAAAGACAAAGTTACTTGGATTTCTAA
- a CDS encoding DUF192 domain-containing protein, with protein MVKKITLLIPVIISAFIIGILGILFIPSDIVNKDFDFSKGTIKIDDELLTVEIADTDFDRKRWLTFRDEKLSPDSGLLLIYDKPDLYAMWLLNIRFPIDLMWFDQEGDLVYLKKNAQPCETILDSSECTFKNTNPAKFILAGASGFIQYHNISEHSKLEIISA; from the coding sequence ATGGTAAAAAAAATAACTCTCCTTATTCCAGTCATTATTTCAGCATTCATTATAGGAATATTAGGAATTTTATTTATTCCATCAGATATAGTAAATAAGGACTTTGATTTTTCGAAAGGAACAATAAAAATAGATGATGAACTCTTGACAGTTGAAATCGCTGATACGGATTTTGATCGAAAAAGGTGGTTAACTTTTAGAGACGAAAAACTAAGTCCTGATTCTGGATTACTACTAATTTATGATAAACCTGACTTATATGCTATGTGGCTATTAAATATTAGATTTCCTATAGATTTGATGTGGTTTGATCAAGAGGGTGATCTTGTTTACCTTAAAAAAAATGCCCAACCTTGTGAGACTATTCTTGATTCATCAGAATGCACCTTTAAAAACACTAATCCTGCAAAGTTTATATTAGCAGGTGCGTCTGGATTTATTCAGTACCACAACATATCCGAACATTCAAAATTAGAAATAATTTCTGCTTGA
- the acs gene encoding acetate--CoA ligase — protein MDDPHVNNDTNQQIISLEGIKIKQIKDEARQDPNQFWSDCAKNLVWFKEWQQVLDWNYPFAKWFVGGKLNAAYNCLDKHLTTKKKNQAAIIWEGEDGESVTITYNQLFRRVNQLANSFKRMGIKKGDRITIYLPMIPELPISMLACARIGAIHSVIFSGFSSQSIIDRVNDAKSKIIITADGGYRRGKIVPLKRIVDEAVKNTPSIEKVIVVKRTHEDLIMGENDIWFENLVNKESSFCPPEWMESNDPLFILYTSGTTGKPKGVVHGSGGYLTHLYISAKWVFDFNATDIFFCTADIGWITGHSYIVYAPLMHGVTEIIYEGAPDFPDPDRYWKIVEKHGTTILYTTPTALRSYMRYGNEIPNSYDLSSLRLLGTVGEPINPEVWKWYFDVIGKKNCPIIDTWWQTETGGIMISMCPGIENLKMKPGSGSFSLPGIEIEIVDDRGIKIEDGKKGYLTIKKPWPGMLISLWNNKERYKETYWQKAENSFFTGDFAYQDNDKYIWVLGRADDILKVAGHRLGTIELESAFVSHPSIAEAAVTSKRDKIKGETIIAFLVLRKEIQPTQNLSIEVNEHIKRTIGPIASAEKIYFVNKLPKTRSGKIMRRLLKSIVNKETIGDISTLEDEASIEEISHELDAINKQI, from the coding sequence ATGGATGATCCTCATGTCAACAATGACACAAATCAACAAATCATCTCCCTGGAAGGAATTAAGATAAAACAAATAAAGGATGAAGCTAGACAAGATCCAAATCAATTCTGGTCAGATTGTGCGAAAAACTTGGTATGGTTTAAAGAATGGCAGCAAGTATTGGATTGGAATTATCCTTTTGCTAAATGGTTTGTTGGAGGAAAATTAAATGCGGCCTATAATTGTCTAGATAAACATTTGACTACAAAGAAGAAAAACCAAGCAGCTATTATCTGGGAAGGTGAAGATGGAGAGTCAGTTACTATTACATACAACCAATTGTTTCGTAGAGTAAATCAATTAGCTAATTCATTCAAAAGAATGGGGATTAAAAAGGGAGATAGAATTACAATATATCTTCCAATGATACCCGAATTACCGATATCAATGTTAGCTTGTGCAAGAATAGGAGCTATTCATTCGGTCATTTTTTCTGGGTTTAGTTCTCAATCGATCATAGACAGAGTAAACGATGCAAAATCTAAAATAATAATTACAGCAGACGGCGGATATAGAAGAGGAAAAATAGTCCCATTGAAAAGAATAGTTGATGAGGCCGTAAAAAATACACCCTCTATCGAAAAAGTGATCGTCGTCAAAAGAACCCATGAGGATTTAATTATGGGAGAAAATGATATCTGGTTTGAAAACCTGGTAAACAAAGAATCAAGTTTTTGTCCACCGGAATGGATGGAAAGTAATGATCCATTATTTATATTATATACTTCAGGAACTACCGGTAAACCTAAAGGGGTTGTACATGGAAGTGGCGGATATTTAACTCATTTATATATTTCGGCAAAATGGGTATTTGATTTTAATGCAACCGATATTTTCTTCTGTACAGCAGATATAGGGTGGATAACAGGACATAGCTATATTGTATACGCTCCCTTGATGCATGGAGTGACCGAAATTATTTATGAAGGTGCTCCGGATTTTCCCGACCCAGATCGATATTGGAAAATAGTCGAAAAACACGGTACAACCATCTTGTACACCACTCCAACAGCACTGAGATCGTATATGAGATATGGAAATGAAATACCTAATTCTTACGACTTATCTAGTCTAAGACTGCTAGGTACCGTAGGAGAACCAATAAACCCTGAAGTCTGGAAATGGTATTTTGATGTAATCGGGAAAAAAAATTGTCCAATAATAGATACATGGTGGCAAACTGAAACCGGCGGAATCATGATAAGCATGTGTCCAGGGATTGAAAACTTAAAAATGAAACCTGGGTCTGGATCGTTTTCATTACCAGGAATTGAGATTGAAATAGTCGATGATAGAGGTATAAAGATAGAAGATGGTAAAAAAGGATACCTCACAATTAAGAAACCATGGCCAGGAATGCTTATATCATTGTGGAATAACAAAGAAAGATATAAAGAAACATATTGGCAAAAGGCAGAGAATAGTTTCTTTACAGGGGATTTTGCATATCAAGATAATGATAAATATATATGGGTATTAGGAAGAGCGGATGATATTTTAAAGGTCGCTGGTCATAGGTTGGGAACTATAGAGTTAGAAAGTGCATTTGTATCCCATCCATCAATAGCTGAAGCAGCGGTTACTAGTAAAAGGGATAAAATCAAAGGTGAAACCATCATAGCATTCTTGGTATTAAGAAAGGAAATCCAGCCAACGCAAAATCTAAGCATAGAAGTAAATGAACACATTAAGCGTACGATTGGACCCATTGCATCTGCTGAAAAGATATACTTTGTAAACAAGTTACCAAAAACACGAAGTGGTAAGATAATGAGGAGACTTTTAAAATCTATTGTGAACAAAGAAACTATTGGTGACATCTCAACTCTTGAAGATGAGGCATCTATTGAAGAAATATCTCATGAATTAGATGCAATCAATAAACAAATATGA
- a CDS encoding winged helix-turn-helix domain-containing protein yields MKYRSRTEIVAMILDAANGGATKTKIMYKAFLSYAQLREYLSVLIENNLIEYVEGSQAYKTTEKGLNFLKMHNEIGELLSSTAQK; encoded by the coding sequence GTGAAATATAGAAGCCGAACTGAAATAGTGGCCATGATTCTCGATGCAGCCAATGGTGGTGCTACCAAAACAAAAATAATGTATAAAGCATTTTTGAGCTATGCACAATTACGAGAGTATTTATCTGTGTTAATTGAAAATAATCTAATCGAGTATGTTGAGGGTTCTCAGGCTTATAAAACGACAGAAAAAGGATTGAACTTTCTCAAGATGCACAATGAGATTGGGGAATTGTTGAGTTCAACAGCACAAAAGTAA
- a CDS encoding CdvA-like protein, translating to MSELKLEFVSKKVKDMYGTYIGKVVGIITDIEGSIESVSVDCGSSGVKNLPYEQLLVQGDYVIFIPRWRLDAQKLLREKSLTLKRIKALQEIVADNDSMKDDAELIYLKYEKRLDDLGDSTKEIIERLNQRISEIDMESKRINSILFDAKLQYKSNEITEDIYQQITMHTNELIEHVNLEKTEINNIINKLTQQTVDNTATTNNNDQLTVQTDDKEEVIEYNVQKTDHESEQTINYDHDIQQEQQREIGTDTERTEESSNEVASYVEASMENTINNQDTTHIMATNN from the coding sequence ATGAGCGAATTAAAGCTCGAATTTGTCAGTAAGAAAGTTAAAGATATGTATGGAACATACATCGGTAAAGTAGTAGGGATCATTACAGATATAGAAGGATCCATAGAATCGGTCAGTGTGGATTGTGGCTCTAGTGGAGTAAAGAATTTGCCATATGAACAACTATTGGTTCAGGGGGATTATGTTATTTTCATCCCGCGATGGAGACTGGATGCACAAAAACTATTAAGAGAGAAATCGTTAACGTTGAAAAGGATTAAGGCATTACAGGAAATTGTAGCCGATAACGATAGTATGAAAGACGATGCAGAACTGATATACTTAAAATATGAAAAAAGGCTGGATGATTTAGGAGACAGTACAAAAGAAATCATAGAGAGATTGAATCAAAGAATATCAGAAATTGACATGGAATCCAAGAGAATAAATTCGATTCTTTTTGATGCCAAGTTACAATATAAAAGTAACGAGATAACTGAAGATATTTATCAACAAATAACTATGCATACTAATGAATTAATAGAACATGTAAATTTAGAAAAAACCGAAATTAATAATATTATCAATAAGCTAACTCAACAAACAGTCGACAATACAGCCACTACCAATAATAATGATCAATTAACTGTTCAAACCGACGATAAGGAAGAAGTAATAGAATATAATGTCCAGAAGACAGATCATGAATCCGAACAAACCATAAATTATGATCATGACATTCAACAAGAACAACAGAGAGAGATAGGAACAGATACAGAAAGAACAGAAGAATCAAGTAATGAAGTTGCTAGCTATGTTGAAGCGTCGATGGAAAATACAATCAATAATCAAGACACTACACACATAATGGCTACCAATAATTGA